The following coding sequences are from one Syngnathus acus chromosome 14, fSynAcu1.2, whole genome shotgun sequence window:
- the LOC119133737 gene encoding T-lymphoma invasion and metastasis-inducing protein 1-like isoform X4 — translation MGNVESQNGESAFHGVSAGHLSRKHTSSRSFCLSSASKRPAARRPRQSLSAKQPERHRNSEASTRSSSTPSIPRSLDAAPDDDAGGLARFGANPHWTQRVAMTLRPEEHDASASPAPGDDASSFKKKRSKSADMWREDSLEFSLSDLSQEHMTSTEEMVDGGEEEEEEEQFSREPRGPNGVAERASSLDHLCGHHGAKLRGQRARRREVEQDDDAETGPTSPSEEDGGGAYVAFTLPCRRSHCLSEGPSGHGSAPVPPQRPVFQGRRAQTTQDISSALGEGSEYGDSGIDGVTAETEAAADGELLSRRCKAMSASFSVYSAVESALFHNGSDSGSSSAGVAEARGSSGGVYENFRKELDNQVWAHRGQDRLEVCSAVSDEQSSGTLSSAYPSESAVASACAHSTVRKAGALAVKNFLVHKKSKKVEPATRRKWKHYWVSLKGCTLFLYESDGRSGIDHTSVPKHALWAENAIVQAVPEHPKKDFVFCLSNSAGDAFLFQTSGQTELENWITAIHSACAAALARQHHRDDTVRLLRAEIRKLEQKIDMDEKMKKMGDMQLSTVTDAKKRKTILEQIFLWEQNLERFHMDLFRCRCYLASLQGGEPPNPKRLLGFASRPTKLAMGRLGIFSVSSFHALVSARTELSVKRRGQATPSRTFSKRRSRFSSLWGIDTASRRKSKVFVDGVEPAKAPTEPTYEDSASDKSERESSVKSLPQLSLDNEVWLPENLAPSWVCLPGDQPILAVVQPGDTTLEVLSAVCKKHTLDPSGHYLRLKVAVDDRTLLYVPKHDEDVYDVLYQEIEICTKITRLIQFDRAESCTLGYGFSVSVLDEEGTQRLHIADVKAGGLASAKGVRAGDEILLLNGKPAAALQMDDMRAAFACQTLTLSVGALPHLDPATLCPPPPPRRCDADPAAAGTTTDIFSQSQEDILDDVSGLTVDDTLDEGVPQSPGDPPAEKIYAHKNAEQTSSFNHRSHHDAPERPMSSSSSSSSSSSLSPSPVSALPPSCAQRQLSHADKLRKVISELVDTEKTYVKDLRYLIECYLTPLQKESFLTQDELDILFGNLGEMVDFQVEFLRTLEDGIRLVPNLDQLERVEQFKKVLFSLGGSFLYYADRFKIYSAFCASHTKVPKVLAKAKTDPDFKAFLSERNPKQQHSSTLESYLIKPIQRVLKYPLLLRELFSLTDPDSDEHYHLDMAMKAMNKVASHINEMQKLHEEFGAVFDQLISEQKEVSDLSMGDLLMHSSVVWINPPPSLGKSKKDPELAAFVFKTAVVFVYKDSSKHRKKMSSAHRASMNDERDPFRFRHMIATHSLLVRALANSEGTAVCEIVHTRSESEGRPERTFQLCCSSAESKKDLLKAVHSILREKQRRQLLKTESLPLSQQYVPFGGKRLSALKGAQRPAVNRAASAPSRSLARRKLLRNRFTIDTDLALDTDPVFNNNNHQRDPDSPAVPPAAPSAPSQPAPSELWPEQRFDLQPYENGTKVKETDILSDDDEYCKSRRGTAAPSQTSELDAKMDAMEIRGVLKACAAQRGPERDTVWVRRDDFGCNSDVF, via the exons ATGGGGAATGTGGAGAGCCAAAACGGCGAGAGCGCCTTCCACGGCGTCTCCGCCGGACATCTCTCCCGCAAGCACACGTCGTCGCGCTCTTTCTGCCTGTCGTCGGCCTCCAAGCGGCCGGCGGCCCGCCGCCCTCGCCAATCGCTGTCGGCCAAGCAGCCCGAGCGCCACCGCAATTCGGAGGCGTCCACACGCTCCTCCAGCACGCCCAGCATCCCACGCTCGTTGGACGCTGCCCCGGACGACGACGCCGGCGGCCTGGCCCGCTTCGGCGCCAACCCGCACTGGACTCAGCGCGTGGCCATGACCTTGAGGCCCGAGGAGCACGACGCCTCGGCCTCGCCCGCGCCGGGTGACGACGCGTCCAGCTTTAAGAAGAAGCGCTCCAAGTCGGCCGACATGTGGAGGGAGGACAGTCTGGAGTTCTCGCTGTCGGACCTCAGCCAGGAACACATGACCAGCACGGAGGAGATGGTGGATGGAggcgaggaagaagaggaagaggagcagtTCAGCCGAGAGCCCAGAGGACCCAACG GTGTAGCCGAGCGCGCCTCATCGCTGGACCACCTGTGCGGCCACCACGGCGCCAAGCTCAGGGGCCAGAGGGCACGGCGCAGAGAAGTCGAACAGGACGACGACGCCGAGACGGGGCCGACGTCTCCGAGCGAGGaggacggcggcggcgcaTACGTGGCTTTCACGCTCCCCTGCCGACGCTCGCACTGCCTCTCGGAGGGGCCGTCGGGGCATGGCTCGGCGCCGGTGCCGCCTCAGCGGCCTGTTTTTCAGGGACGCCGTGCGCAAACCACGCAG GACATCTCATCCGCGCTGGGCGAAGGCAGCGAGTACGGCGACAGCGGCATTGACGGAGTGACGGCCGAgacggaggcggcggcggacgGCGAGCTGTTGTCCCGGCGCTGCAAAGCCATGTCGGCGTCCTTCTCCGTGTACTCGGCCGTCGAGAGCGCCCTCTTCCACAACGGCAGCGACAGCGGAAGCAGCAGCGCCGGCGTGGCGGAGGCGCGGGGCAGCAGCGGAGGCGTCTACGAGAACTTCCGCAAGGAGCTGGACAATCAAGTCTGG GCACACCGAGGCCAGGACCGCTTAGAGGTGTGCTCAGCAGTCAGCGACGAGCAGAGCAGCGGCACGCTCAGCAGCGCTTACCCGTCGGAGTCGGCGGTGGCGTCGGCCTGCGCCCACAGCACGGTACGAAAGGCGGGCGCGTTGGCTGTCAAGAACTTCCTGGTCCACAAGAAGAGCAAGAAGGTTGagccggccaccagacgcaaATGGAAACACTACTGGGTTTCGCTCAAAG GCTGCACGCTGTTCCTGTACGAGTCGGACGGTCGCTCGGGCATCGACCACACCAGCGTTCCCAAACACGCGCTCTGGGCCGAGAACGCCATCGTGCAGGCGGTTCCGGAACACCCCAAGAAGGATTTTGTCTTCTGCCTCAGCAACTCGGCCGGAGACGCCTTCCTCTTCCAG ACGTCAGGTCAGACGGAGCTGGAGAACTGGATCACGGCGATCCACTCGGCGTGCGCCGCCGCCCTGGCCCGGCAGCACCACCGCGACGACACGGTGCGCCTGCTGCGCGCCGAAATCCGCAAGCTGGAGCAGAAGATCGATATGGAcgagaagatgaagaagatggGAGACATGCAGCTGTCCACCGTCACCGACGCCAAGAAGAGGAAGACCATCCTGGAGCAG ATCTTCCTGTGGGAGCAGAATCTGGAGCGTTTCCACATGGACCTGTTCCGCTGCCGCTGCTACCTGGCCAGCCTGCAGGGAGGCGAGCCCCCCAACCCCAAGCGCCTGCTGGGATTCGCCTCGCGCCCCACCAAGCTGGCCATGGGACGCCTTGGGATCTTCTCCGTGTCCTCCTTCCACGCGCTG GTATCCGCGCGCACGGAGTTGAGCGTGAAGCGGCGCGGGCAAGCCACACCTTCTCGCACCTTCAGCAAACGCCGAAGTCGCTTCTCGTCGCTCTGGGGGATCGACACCGCCTCCCGCAGGAAGTCCAAG GTGTTTGTTGACGGCGTCGAGCCGGCCAAAGCCCCCACTGAACCAACGTATGAAGACTCGGCCAGCGACAAATCT GAGAGGGAGAGCTCGGTGAAAAGTCTTCCCCAGCTGTCCTTGGACAATGAGGTGTGGCTCCCTGAGAACCTGGCCCCCTCCTGGGTGTGCCTACCCGGCGACCAGCCCATCTTGGCCGTGGTGCAGCCCGGTGACACGACGTTGGAGGTCCTCAGCGCCGTCTGCAAG AAACACACATTGGACCCTTCTGGTCATTACCTGCGCTTGAAGGTGGCCGTGGATGACCGCACGCTCCTCTACGTGCCCAAACACGACGAGGACGTCTACGATGTG ctGTACCAGGAGATCGAGATCTGCACCAAAATCACCCGGCTGATCCAGTTCGACCGAGCCGAGTCGTGCACGCTGGGCTACG GTTTCTCAGTGTCTGTTCTGGACGAGGAAGGCACCCAGCGGCTTCACATCGCTGACGTCAAAGCTGGCGGACTGGCCTCTGCTAAAG GTGTACGAGCCGGTGACGAGATCCTGCTGTTGAACGGCAAGCCGGCCGCCGCCCTTCAGATGGACGACATGCGAGCGGCGTTTGCATGCCAGACCCTGACGCTGAGCGTGGGCGCCCTTCCCCACCTGGACCCCGCCACCCTgtgcccgccgccgcctcccagACGCTGCGACGCCGACCCAGCCGCCGCTGGCACCACCACTGACATCTTCTCACAGAGCCAAG AGGACATCCTGGACGACGTGTCGGGTCTGACCGTGGATGACACTTTGGACGAGGGGGTCCCGCAGAGTCCGGGAGATCCTCCTGCAGAGAAGATCTATGCGCACAAG AACGCGGAGCAGACGTCGTCCTTCAACCACCGCAGCCACCACGACGCTCCCGAGCGCCCGATGTCGTCTTCCTCGtcctcttcgtcctcctcgtCCCTCTCCCCCAGCCCGGTGTCGGCCCTGCCGCCGTCCTGCGCTCAGCGTCAGCTCTCGCACGCCGACAAGCTGCGCAAAGTCATCAGCGAGTTGGTGGACACGGAGAAGACTTACGTTAAA GACCTGCGTTACCTCATCGAGTGCTACTTGACGCCGCTGCAGAAGGAGAGCTTCCTCACGCAGGACGAG CTGGACATTCTGTTTGGCAACCTGGGCGAGATGGTGGACTTCCAGGTGGAGTTTCTGAGGACGCTGGAGGACGGAATCCGACTGGTCCCCAATCTGGACCAACTGGAGAGAGTGGAACAGTTCAAG AAAGTGCTCTTCTCCCTGGGCGGCTCGTTCTTGTACTACGCCGACCGCTTCAAGATCTACAGCGCCTTCTGCGCCAGCCACACCAAGGTGCCCAAGGTGCTGGCCAAAG CCAAAACAGACCCGGACTTTAAGGCGTTCCTGTCGGAGCGGAACCCCAAGCAACAGCACTCGTCCACGCTGGAGTCGTATCTCATCAAGCCCATTCAGAGGGTCCTCAAGTACCCCCTGCTCCTCCGCGAGCTCTTTTCCCTCACTGACCCCGACAGCGATGAGCACTACCACCTGGACA tggcCATGAAGGCGATGAACAAGGTAGCGAGTCACATCAACGAGATGCAGAAGCTGCACGAGGAGTTTGGCGCCGTGTtcgatcagctcatcagcgaGCAGAAGGAGGTTAGCGACCTATCCATGGGGGATCTGCTGATGCACTCCAGCGTGGTCTGGATCAACCCTCCGCCGTCTTTGGGAAAGAGCAAGAAAGACCCAGAATTGGCCGCCTTTG TCTTCAAAACCGCTGTGGTGTTTGTGTACAAAGACTCATCAAAGCACAGGAAGAAAATG AGCTCCGCGCACCGAGCGTCCATGAACGATGAGCGCGATCCGTTCCGCTTCCGACACATGATTGCCACCCACTCGCTGCTAGTCCGCGCTCTCGCAA ACTCTGAAGGCACGGCCGTGTGCGAAATAGTTCACACCAGGTCGGAATCCGAGGGGCGACCCGAGAGAACATTCCAGTTGTGCTGCAG TTCCGCGGAGAGCAAGAAGGATCTGCTGAAGGCGGTGCACTCCATCCTCAGGGAGAAGCAGCGGAGGCAGCTGCTCAAGACCGAGTCGCTCCCCCTTAGTCAGCAGTACGTCCCCTTTGGGGGCAAGCGGCTCTCCGCCCTCAAGGGGGCGCAGAGGCCCGCTGTCAACCGAGCAG CTTCAGCGCCGTCCCGTTCTCTGGCTCGCAGGAAGTTGTTGCGAAACCGTTTCACCATTGACACAGACCTGGCCTTGGACACGGACCCGgtcttcaacaacaacaaccaccaGCGGGACCCGGACTCGCCTGCGGTGCCCCCCGCCGCTCCCTCGGCGCCGTCTCAGCCCGCGCCCTCGGAGCTGTGGCCAGAGCAGCGGTTCGACTTGCAACCGTACGAGAACGGCACCAAGGTGAAGGAAACGGACATTTTGAGCGACGACGACGAGTACTGTAAGTCACGGCGCGGCACAGCGGCGCCCTCACAGACCAGCGAACTGGACGCCAAGATGGACGCCATGGAGATCCGTGGCGTGCTGAAGGCGTGCGCGGCGCAGCGGGGGCCCGAGCGCGACACCGTGTGGGTGCGCAGGGACGACTTTGGCTGCAACAGCGACGTCTTCTGA
- the LOC119133737 gene encoding T-lymphoma invasion and metastasis-inducing protein 1-like isoform X3, giving the protein MGNVESQNGESAFHGVSAGHLSRKHTSSRSFCLSSASKRPAARRPRQSLSAKQPERHRNSEASTRSSSTPSIPRSLDAAPDDDAGGLARFGANPHWTQRVAMTLRPEEHDASASPAPGDDASSFKKKRSKSADMWREDSLEFSLSDLSQEHMTSTEEMVDGGEEEEEEEQFSREPRGPNGVAERASSLDHLCGHHGAKLRGQRARRREVEQDDDAETGPTSPSEEDGGGAYVAFTLPCRRSHCLSEGPSGHGSAPVPPQRPVFQGRRAQTTQDISSALGEGSEYGDSGIDGVTAETEAAADGELLSRRCKAMSASFSVYSAVESALFHNGSDSGSSSAGVAEARGSSGGVYENFRKELDNQVWAHRGQDRLEVCSAVSDEQSSGTLSSAYPSESAVASACAHSTVRKAGALAVKNFLVHKKSKKVEPATRRKWKHYWVSLKGCTLFLYESDGRSGIDHTSVPKHALWAENAIVQAVPEHPKKDFVFCLSNSAGDAFLFQTSGQTELENWITAIHSACAAALARQHHRDDTVRLLRAEIRKLEQKIDMDEKMKKMGDMQLSTVTDAKKRKTILEQIFLWEQNLERFHMDLFRCRCYLASLQGGEPPNPKRLLGFASRPTKLAMGRLGIFSVSSFHALVSARTELSVKRRGQATPSRTFSKRRSRFSSLWGIDTASRRKSKVFVDGVEPAKAPTEPTYEDSASDKSKERESSVKSLPQLSLDNEVWLPENLAPSWVCLPGDQPILAVVQPGDTTLEVLSAVCKKHTLDPSGHYLRLKVAVDDRTLLYVPKHDEDVYDVLYQEIEICTKITRLIQFDRAESCTLGYGFSVSVLDEEGTQRLHIADVKAGGLASAKGVRAGDEILLLNGKPAAALQMDDMRAAFACQTLTLSVGALPHLDPATLCPPPPPRRCDADPAAAGTTTDIFSQSQEDILDDVSGLTVDDTLDEGVPQSPGDPPAEKIYAHKNAEQTSSFNHRSHHDAPERPMSSSSSSSSSSSLSPSPVSALPPSCAQRQLSHADKLRKVISELVDTEKTYVKDLRYLIECYLTPLQKESFLTQDELDILFGNLGEMVDFQVEFLRTLEDGIRLVPNLDQLERVEQFKKVLFSLGGSFLYYADRFKIYSAFCASHTKVPKVLAKAKTDPDFKAFLSERNPKQQHSSTLESYLIKPIQRVLKYPLLLRELFSLTDPDSDEHYHLDMAMKAMNKVASHINEMQKLHEEFGAVFDQLISEQKEVSDLSMGDLLMHSSVVWINPPPSLGKSKKDPELAAFVFKTAVVFVYKDSSKHRKKMSSAHRASMNDERDPFRFRHMIATHSLLVRALANSEGTAVCEIVHTRSESEGRPERTFQLCCSSAESKKDLLKAVHSILREKQRRQLLKTESLPLSQQYVPFGGKRLSALKGAQRPAVNRAASAPSRSLARRKLLRNRFTIDTDLALDTDPVFNNNNHQRDPDSPAVPPAAPSAPSQPAPSELWPEQRFDLQPYENGTKVKETDILSDDDEYCKSRRGTAAPSQTSELDAKMDAMEIRGVLKACAAQRGPERDTVWVRRDDFGCNSDVF; this is encoded by the exons ATGGGGAATGTGGAGAGCCAAAACGGCGAGAGCGCCTTCCACGGCGTCTCCGCCGGACATCTCTCCCGCAAGCACACGTCGTCGCGCTCTTTCTGCCTGTCGTCGGCCTCCAAGCGGCCGGCGGCCCGCCGCCCTCGCCAATCGCTGTCGGCCAAGCAGCCCGAGCGCCACCGCAATTCGGAGGCGTCCACACGCTCCTCCAGCACGCCCAGCATCCCACGCTCGTTGGACGCTGCCCCGGACGACGACGCCGGCGGCCTGGCCCGCTTCGGCGCCAACCCGCACTGGACTCAGCGCGTGGCCATGACCTTGAGGCCCGAGGAGCACGACGCCTCGGCCTCGCCCGCGCCGGGTGACGACGCGTCCAGCTTTAAGAAGAAGCGCTCCAAGTCGGCCGACATGTGGAGGGAGGACAGTCTGGAGTTCTCGCTGTCGGACCTCAGCCAGGAACACATGACCAGCACGGAGGAGATGGTGGATGGAggcgaggaagaagaggaagaggagcagtTCAGCCGAGAGCCCAGAGGACCCAACG GTGTAGCCGAGCGCGCCTCATCGCTGGACCACCTGTGCGGCCACCACGGCGCCAAGCTCAGGGGCCAGAGGGCACGGCGCAGAGAAGTCGAACAGGACGACGACGCCGAGACGGGGCCGACGTCTCCGAGCGAGGaggacggcggcggcgcaTACGTGGCTTTCACGCTCCCCTGCCGACGCTCGCACTGCCTCTCGGAGGGGCCGTCGGGGCATGGCTCGGCGCCGGTGCCGCCTCAGCGGCCTGTTTTTCAGGGACGCCGTGCGCAAACCACGCAG GACATCTCATCCGCGCTGGGCGAAGGCAGCGAGTACGGCGACAGCGGCATTGACGGAGTGACGGCCGAgacggaggcggcggcggacgGCGAGCTGTTGTCCCGGCGCTGCAAAGCCATGTCGGCGTCCTTCTCCGTGTACTCGGCCGTCGAGAGCGCCCTCTTCCACAACGGCAGCGACAGCGGAAGCAGCAGCGCCGGCGTGGCGGAGGCGCGGGGCAGCAGCGGAGGCGTCTACGAGAACTTCCGCAAGGAGCTGGACAATCAAGTCTGG GCACACCGAGGCCAGGACCGCTTAGAGGTGTGCTCAGCAGTCAGCGACGAGCAGAGCAGCGGCACGCTCAGCAGCGCTTACCCGTCGGAGTCGGCGGTGGCGTCGGCCTGCGCCCACAGCACGGTACGAAAGGCGGGCGCGTTGGCTGTCAAGAACTTCCTGGTCCACAAGAAGAGCAAGAAGGTTGagccggccaccagacgcaaATGGAAACACTACTGGGTTTCGCTCAAAG GCTGCACGCTGTTCCTGTACGAGTCGGACGGTCGCTCGGGCATCGACCACACCAGCGTTCCCAAACACGCGCTCTGGGCCGAGAACGCCATCGTGCAGGCGGTTCCGGAACACCCCAAGAAGGATTTTGTCTTCTGCCTCAGCAACTCGGCCGGAGACGCCTTCCTCTTCCAG ACGTCAGGTCAGACGGAGCTGGAGAACTGGATCACGGCGATCCACTCGGCGTGCGCCGCCGCCCTGGCCCGGCAGCACCACCGCGACGACACGGTGCGCCTGCTGCGCGCCGAAATCCGCAAGCTGGAGCAGAAGATCGATATGGAcgagaagatgaagaagatggGAGACATGCAGCTGTCCACCGTCACCGACGCCAAGAAGAGGAAGACCATCCTGGAGCAG ATCTTCCTGTGGGAGCAGAATCTGGAGCGTTTCCACATGGACCTGTTCCGCTGCCGCTGCTACCTGGCCAGCCTGCAGGGAGGCGAGCCCCCCAACCCCAAGCGCCTGCTGGGATTCGCCTCGCGCCCCACCAAGCTGGCCATGGGACGCCTTGGGATCTTCTCCGTGTCCTCCTTCCACGCGCTG GTATCCGCGCGCACGGAGTTGAGCGTGAAGCGGCGCGGGCAAGCCACACCTTCTCGCACCTTCAGCAAACGCCGAAGTCGCTTCTCGTCGCTCTGGGGGATCGACACCGCCTCCCGCAGGAAGTCCAAG GTGTTTGTTGACGGCGTCGAGCCGGCCAAAGCCCCCACTGAACCAACGTATGAAGACTCGGCCAGCGACAAATCT AAGGAGAGGGAGAGCTCGGTGAAAAGTCTTCCCCAGCTGTCCTTGGACAATGAGGTGTGGCTCCCTGAGAACCTGGCCCCCTCCTGGGTGTGCCTACCCGGCGACCAGCCCATCTTGGCCGTGGTGCAGCCCGGTGACACGACGTTGGAGGTCCTCAGCGCCGTCTGCAAG AAACACACATTGGACCCTTCTGGTCATTACCTGCGCTTGAAGGTGGCCGTGGATGACCGCACGCTCCTCTACGTGCCCAAACACGACGAGGACGTCTACGATGTG ctGTACCAGGAGATCGAGATCTGCACCAAAATCACCCGGCTGATCCAGTTCGACCGAGCCGAGTCGTGCACGCTGGGCTACG GTTTCTCAGTGTCTGTTCTGGACGAGGAAGGCACCCAGCGGCTTCACATCGCTGACGTCAAAGCTGGCGGACTGGCCTCTGCTAAAG GTGTACGAGCCGGTGACGAGATCCTGCTGTTGAACGGCAAGCCGGCCGCCGCCCTTCAGATGGACGACATGCGAGCGGCGTTTGCATGCCAGACCCTGACGCTGAGCGTGGGCGCCCTTCCCCACCTGGACCCCGCCACCCTgtgcccgccgccgcctcccagACGCTGCGACGCCGACCCAGCCGCCGCTGGCACCACCACTGACATCTTCTCACAGAGCCAAG AGGACATCCTGGACGACGTGTCGGGTCTGACCGTGGATGACACTTTGGACGAGGGGGTCCCGCAGAGTCCGGGAGATCCTCCTGCAGAGAAGATCTATGCGCACAAG AACGCGGAGCAGACGTCGTCCTTCAACCACCGCAGCCACCACGACGCTCCCGAGCGCCCGATGTCGTCTTCCTCGtcctcttcgtcctcctcgtCCCTCTCCCCCAGCCCGGTGTCGGCCCTGCCGCCGTCCTGCGCTCAGCGTCAGCTCTCGCACGCCGACAAGCTGCGCAAAGTCATCAGCGAGTTGGTGGACACGGAGAAGACTTACGTTAAA GACCTGCGTTACCTCATCGAGTGCTACTTGACGCCGCTGCAGAAGGAGAGCTTCCTCACGCAGGACGAG CTGGACATTCTGTTTGGCAACCTGGGCGAGATGGTGGACTTCCAGGTGGAGTTTCTGAGGACGCTGGAGGACGGAATCCGACTGGTCCCCAATCTGGACCAACTGGAGAGAGTGGAACAGTTCAAG AAAGTGCTCTTCTCCCTGGGCGGCTCGTTCTTGTACTACGCCGACCGCTTCAAGATCTACAGCGCCTTCTGCGCCAGCCACACCAAGGTGCCCAAGGTGCTGGCCAAAG CCAAAACAGACCCGGACTTTAAGGCGTTCCTGTCGGAGCGGAACCCCAAGCAACAGCACTCGTCCACGCTGGAGTCGTATCTCATCAAGCCCATTCAGAGGGTCCTCAAGTACCCCCTGCTCCTCCGCGAGCTCTTTTCCCTCACTGACCCCGACAGCGATGAGCACTACCACCTGGACA tggcCATGAAGGCGATGAACAAGGTAGCGAGTCACATCAACGAGATGCAGAAGCTGCACGAGGAGTTTGGCGCCGTGTtcgatcagctcatcagcgaGCAGAAGGAGGTTAGCGACCTATCCATGGGGGATCTGCTGATGCACTCCAGCGTGGTCTGGATCAACCCTCCGCCGTCTTTGGGAAAGAGCAAGAAAGACCCAGAATTGGCCGCCTTTG TCTTCAAAACCGCTGTGGTGTTTGTGTACAAAGACTCATCAAAGCACAGGAAGAAAATG AGCTCCGCGCACCGAGCGTCCATGAACGATGAGCGCGATCCGTTCCGCTTCCGACACATGATTGCCACCCACTCGCTGCTAGTCCGCGCTCTCGCAA ACTCTGAAGGCACGGCCGTGTGCGAAATAGTTCACACCAGGTCGGAATCCGAGGGGCGACCCGAGAGAACATTCCAGTTGTGCTGCAG TTCCGCGGAGAGCAAGAAGGATCTGCTGAAGGCGGTGCACTCCATCCTCAGGGAGAAGCAGCGGAGGCAGCTGCTCAAGACCGAGTCGCTCCCCCTTAGTCAGCAGTACGTCCCCTTTGGGGGCAAGCGGCTCTCCGCCCTCAAGGGGGCGCAGAGGCCCGCTGTCAACCGAGCAG CTTCAGCGCCGTCCCGTTCTCTGGCTCGCAGGAAGTTGTTGCGAAACCGTTTCACCATTGACACAGACCTGGCCTTGGACACGGACCCGgtcttcaacaacaacaaccaccaGCGGGACCCGGACTCGCCTGCGGTGCCCCCCGCCGCTCCCTCGGCGCCGTCTCAGCCCGCGCCCTCGGAGCTGTGGCCAGAGCAGCGGTTCGACTTGCAACCGTACGAGAACGGCACCAAGGTGAAGGAAACGGACATTTTGAGCGACGACGACGAGTACTGTAAGTCACGGCGCGGCACAGCGGCGCCCTCACAGACCAGCGAACTGGACGCCAAGATGGACGCCATGGAGATCCGTGGCGTGCTGAAGGCGTGCGCGGCGCAGCGGGGGCCCGAGCGCGACACCGTGTGGGTGCGCAGGGACGACTTTGGCTGCAACAGCGACGTCTTCTGA